A single Drosophila ananassae strain 14024-0371.13 chromosome 3L, ASM1763931v2, whole genome shotgun sequence DNA region contains:
- the LOC6495766 gene encoding uncharacterized protein LOC6495766: MMQTTGSQRNFMDKIRKWWRRRRGGVSSDEDEIGRSGRREKKKPTGPWPFWRIVFWLGVLALVCGICLAAYFTLKSDFGECSEYDVRCD; this comes from the coding sequence atgatgCAAACCACCGGAAGTCAGAGGAATTTCATGGACAAGATACGTAAATGGTGGCGACGAAGGCGTGGGGGAGTTTCCTCCGACGAGGATGAGATCGGGCGATCGGGTCGGCGGGAAAAGAAGAAGCCGACAGGACCCTGGCCCTTCTGGCGGATAGTCTTCTGGCTGGGTGTCCTGGCCCTGGTCTGTGGCATCTGTCTGGCTGCCTATTTCACTCTCAAGTCTGACTTTGGCGAGTGCTCCGAGTATGATGTGCGATGTGATTGA
- the LOC6495765 gene encoding protein scabrous, translated as MKNSENNIPRIEIKNNPSRKHSNRPATMAGSSLRLILLLAAVCQCLVAPASGAATSGVVLSDVNNMLRDATKAATTTSSEKPVPSKQKPETDSLESSVELLRFVDDDEEDSEDLSSLEVVSSGVPAQKQLGDQVRLLTKQLGALMLRRREDYEMLEHNLRKSLRLTTNAASADADMRSELKQLRDEVATLRAAQSGNKERLTVEWLQQSISEIRKQLVELQRSAGNVANDVQQRSSTYEDLATIRSDYQQLKLDLAAQRERQQQTEVFVQELREEMLQQEQDFQHALVKLQKRDQKERGSASVEEESGSLEASQEPVGLESTADHKRRHCRFQSEQIHNLQMAQKNLRRQVNQLRFHHIDERVRSLEVEQHRIANANFNLSSQIASLDKLHTSMLELLEDVEGLQTKMDKSIPELRHEISKLEFANAQITSEQSLVREEGKNAARSLQAMAVSVSVLQDEREGMRKLTANVDELRTNVDRLQSLVNDEFKNKLSHLNKPHKRPHHQQALQDATIDSALAETLVSELENVETQYEAIVNKLPHDCSEVHTQQDGLHLIAPAGQRHPLMSHCTSDGWTTVQRRFDGSADFNRSWADYARGFGTPGGEFWIGNEQLHHLTLDNCSQLRVQMQDIYDHVWVAEYGRFYISSRADGYRLHIGEYAGNASDALNYQQGMQFSAIDDDRDISQTHCAANYEGGWWFSHCQHANLNGRYNLGLTWFDAARNEWIAVKSSQMLVKRLPAADCPASLPLAVAPSSSATSTTTEGTTAAAAQTETVARAA; from the exons ATGAAAAATAGCGAAAACAACATTCCAAGAATAGAAATAAAGAACAATCCTTCTCGCAAACACTCAAATCGTCCTGCAACAATGGCAGGTTCCAGTTTGCGGCTAATCCTTCTGCTGGCAGCGGTCTGCCAGTGTCTAGTTGCCCCCGCCAGTGGGGCAGCGACCAGCGGTGTGGTGCTGAGCGACGTGAACAACATGTTGCGCGATGCCACCAAGGCGGCCACCACCACATCATCGGAGAAGCCAGTTCCATCGAAACAGAAGCCGGAAACCGATTCGCTGGAGTCTAGTGTGGAGTTACTCCGGTTCGTGGATGACGACGAGGAGGATAGCGAGGACCTGAGCTCCCTGGAAGTGGTATCGAGTGGCGTGCCAGCCCAGAAGCAGCTGGGCGACCAGGTGCGACTGCTGACCAAGCAATTGGGCGCCCTGATGCTGCGGCGTCGCGAGGATTACGAGATGCTGGAGCACAATCTGCGCAAATCCCTGCGGCTTACCACCAATGCGGCCAGCGCCGATGCCGACATGCGCAGCGAACTGAAGCAGCTGAG GGACGAGGTGGCCACGCTACGCGCCGCCCAGAGTGGCAACAAGGAGCGCCTGACCGTCGAATGGCTGCAACAGTCCATCTCGGAGATCCGCAAACAGCTGGTGGAGCTCCAGCGCAGTGCCGGCAACGTGGCCAATGACGTGCAGCAGCGCAGCTCCACCTATGAGGACCTGGCCACCATTCGCAGTGACTACCAGCAGCTGAAACTGGACCTGGCCGCCCAGCGGGAAAGGCAACAGCAGACCGAAGTCTTTGTCCAGGAACTGCGCGAGGAGATGCtacagcaggagcaggactTCCAACACGCCCTCGTCAAGCTGCAGAAAAGGGATCAGAAGGAGCGGGGCTCGGCCAGCGTGGAGGAGGAGAGCGGCAGCCTGGAAGCCAGCCAAGAG CCCGTTGGCCTTGAATCCACAGCCGATCACAAGCGCCGACATTGCCGCTTCCAGAGCGAACAGATCCACAATCTCCAGATGGCCCAGAAGAATCTCCGCCGCCAGGTGAACCAGCTCCGATTCCATCACATCGACGAGAGGGTCCGAAGCCTGGAGGTGGAGCAGCATCGCATCGCTAATGCCAACTTCAATCTGAGCAGCCAGATCGCCTCGCTGGACAAGCTGCACACCTCCATGCTGGAGCTACTTGAGGACGTCGAGGGCCTGCAGACCAAGATGGACAAGAGCATCCCCGAGCTAAGGCATGAGATCTCGAAGCTTGAGTTCGCCAACGCCCAGATCACCTCCGAGCAGAGCCTAGTGCGGGAGGAGGGCAAGAACGCGGCCAGATCCCTGCAGGCCATGGCGGTGAGCGTGAGTGTCCTGCAGGACGAGCGCGAGGGCATGCGGAAGCTGACAGCCAATGTGGACGAGCTCAGGACCAATGTGGATCGTCTGCAGTCCCTGGTGAATGATGAGTTCAAGAATAAG CTCTCCCACTTGAACAAACCCCACAAGCGCCCCCACCACCAACAGGCCCTTCAGGACGCCACCATTGACTCGGCCCTGGCCGAGACTCTGGTCAGCGAGCTGGAGAACGTGGAGACCCAGTACGAGGCCATCGTGAACAAGCTGCCGCACGACTGCAGCGAGGTGCACACCCAGCAGGATGGACTGCATCTGATTGCACCCGCCGGGCAGCGTCATCCCCTGATGTCCCACTGCACCTCCGACGGCTGGACGACTGTGCAGCGTCGCTTTGACGGCAGCGCTGACTTCAATCGCTCCTGGGCGGACTACGCCCGGGGCTTCGGCACGCCGGGCGGCGAGTTCTGGATCGGCAACGAGCAGCTGCACCACCTGACGCTGGACAACTGCAGCCAGCTGCGGGTGCAGATGCAGGACATCTACGACCACGTTTGGGTGGCCGAGTACGGCCGATTCTACATCTCATCGCGGGCGGACGGATATCGGCTGCATATCGGAGAGTACGCCGGAAATGCATCCGACGCCCTGAACTACCAGCAGGGCATGCAGTTCTCGGCGATCGACGACGACAGGGACATCTCGCAGACGCACTGTGCTGCTAACTATGAGGGTGGCTGGTGGTTCTCTCATTGCCAGCACGCCAATCTCAATGGGCGGTACAATTTGGGGCTGACTTGGTTCGATGCCGCTCGCAACGAATGGATCGCGGTCAAGTCGTCCCAGATGCTGGTCAAGCGTCTGCCCGCCGCCGATTGTCCGGCGTCGTTGCCACTTGCCGTTGCACCATCGAGTAGTGCCACGTCAACCACAACAGAAGGAAcgacggcggcggcggcgcaGACAGAGACGGTGGCGAGGGCAGCGTAA